From a region of the Cucumis sativus cultivar 9930 chromosome 6, Cucumber_9930_V3, whole genome shotgun sequence genome:
- the LOC101209059 gene encoding 60S ribosomal protein L29-1, whose amino-acid sequence MAKSKNHTAHNQSHKAHKNGIKKPRKHRHTSTKGMDPKFLRNQRYAKKHNTKSGENASGEE is encoded by the exons ATGGCGAAGTCGAAGAATCACACAGCTCACAATCAGTCCCACAAAGCCCATAAGAACGGCATCAAGAAACCAAGGAAGCACCGCCACACTTCCACCAAAGGG ATGGACCCGAAGTTCCTTAGGAACCAGAGGTACGCGAAGAAACACAATACCAAGAGTGGGGAAAATGCTTCTGGGGAAGAGTAA